The proteins below come from a single Halostagnicola larsenii XH-48 genomic window:
- a CDS encoding DUF5789 family protein codes for MADDKNARDKKADDAERRQRKRELEEARDRADEPEPIDPESTDRLGELDDELETLEYPATTDDVLEAYGDSEIDAQNGPKSVAEVLRPVGDESYESADDVRARILGLLQQ; via the coding sequence ATGGCAGACGACAAGAACGCACGAGACAAAAAGGCCGACGACGCAGAGCGCCGCCAGCGAAAGCGAGAACTCGAGGAAGCGCGCGACCGCGCCGACGAACCCGAACCGATCGACCCCGAATCCACCGATCGACTCGGCGAACTAGACGACGAACTCGAGACGCTGGAGTATCCGGCAACCACCGACGACGTACTCGAGGCCTACGGTGACAGTGAGATAGACGCACAGAACGGACCGAAATCCGTCGCGGAGGTACTGCGGCCGGTCGGCGACGAATCGTACGAATCCGCCGACGATGTCCGGGCTCGGATCCTGGGATTGTTACAGCAGTGA